A window of the Candidatus Omnitrophota bacterium genome harbors these coding sequences:
- a CDS encoding Rne/Rng family ribonuclease yields the protein MDPIEKNNMNSESGVPERTGSGADSSSSPDSNAALQEKPRAERKRTSRRKKPAESAVSSEPPAAESKEETAISPPKQEPSVAAQEQKSGAAPHPSRQRSSRRQKPASAKLPEPPAAESKAETAAAPPVPLSPKEPEPSAAIPSPPAAQPKRSSRKRSNRRRKPSPQNGAAVQPAASPIAPAPVKVIQPPEPAVHAPERPSEIRKEAAPESAAVSPEKQRIGRKRSSRRKKTSPQIAAVKEKKILRRIIFASEAGYLLAAIIEKNRITDFWIKPEERIDHGTSGNIYRGIVTRIVPALNAAFVDIGLEKHGFLSFQDMGPELYKKNFHGHQMQKAKIGDVLKPGENILVQLAKEAIADKGPALTAKISIPGRFVVYMPYSDVIRMSRMLDDKEKDWFRELVEREMDLQGGVIFRTASKGRSAGDILNDIKYLTRTWSRIEKEYDSGTGCKLIHREVDLFERVLRDDFTEDVGEIVIDHPRLKYRVSQFLKIIAPRSVPDELIRIHTEKEQSVWKACNLEKDIDRLFTNNIHLDCGGRLIIEEMETLTAIDVNTGKNVAGKTQDETILETNLEAAEEIPRQLRLRQIGGIIIVDFIDMKQKKDKELVFQTLERELEKDRTPSDIQQFTDLGLIQITRQRVGRSLTQQLTYTCPHCGGSGRKPTIKLT from the coding sequence ATGGATCCAATCGAAAAGAACAATATGAATTCCGAATCCGGCGTCCCGGAGAGAACCGGTTCCGGCGCTGATTCCTCTTCATCGCCCGACTCGAATGCGGCGCTGCAGGAAAAACCTCGTGCGGAGCGTAAAAGAACCAGCCGCCGCAAAAAACCGGCGGAATCGGCCGTTTCATCCGAGCCGCCCGCCGCCGAATCCAAAGAAGAAACGGCCATTTCCCCGCCAAAGCAGGAACCGTCCGTTGCGGCGCAGGAACAAAAATCCGGCGCAGCGCCTCATCCCAGCCGGCAACGCTCCAGCCGCCGCCAAAAACCGGCGTCCGCAAAATTACCGGAACCGCCCGCCGCTGAATCCAAAGCAGAAACCGCCGCCGCACCTCCCGTTCCGCTTTCGCCAAAGGAGCCGGAACCTAGCGCTGCTATTCCGTCGCCGCCGGCCGCTCAACCGAAGCGATCTAGCCGCAAACGTTCCAATCGGCGTAGAAAGCCTTCTCCCCAAAACGGCGCGGCGGTTCAACCAGCCGCCAGCCCTATCGCTCCAGCGCCGGTGAAAGTCATCCAGCCGCCGGAACCGGCGGTCCACGCTCCCGAACGTCCCAGCGAAATTAGGAAGGAAGCCGCGCCGGAATCGGCCGCCGTCTCCCCTGAAAAACAACGCATCGGACGGAAGCGGTCAAGCCGGAGGAAAAAAACTTCGCCGCAAATCGCTGCTGTCAAAGAAAAGAAAATTCTGCGCCGCATCATCTTCGCCTCCGAAGCGGGGTATCTGCTCGCCGCCATCATCGAAAAAAACCGCATTACGGATTTTTGGATCAAGCCGGAAGAGAGAATCGATCATGGAACGTCGGGCAACATATATCGCGGCATCGTAACGCGCATCGTTCCCGCTCTCAACGCCGCTTTTGTGGATATCGGCCTGGAGAAGCACGGATTCCTCAGCTTCCAGGATATGGGGCCGGAATTGTATAAAAAGAACTTCCACGGCCATCAAATGCAAAAAGCGAAAATCGGAGACGTCCTCAAGCCCGGCGAAAATATCCTCGTGCAATTGGCGAAGGAAGCCATCGCCGACAAAGGCCCGGCGCTAACGGCGAAGATTTCCATCCCCGGCCGTTTCGTGGTCTATATGCCCTATTCCGACGTGATCCGCATGTCGCGCATGTTGGACGATAAAGAAAAGGATTGGTTCCGCGAACTCGTCGAGCGGGAAATGGATTTGCAAGGCGGCGTCATCTTCCGCACTGCCTCCAAGGGACGCAGCGCTGGCGATATTCTCAACGACATAAAATACCTCACCCGCACTTGGTCCCGCATCGAGAAAGAGTACGATTCGGGGACCGGTTGCAAGTTGATCCATCGCGAAGTGGATTTGTTCGAGCGCGTATTGCGGGACGATTTCACCGAGGATGTCGGCGAAATCGTCATCGATCATCCGCGTTTGAAATACCGCGTCTCCCAATTTTTGAAAATTATCGCGCCTCGATCCGTCCCGGACGAGTTGATCCGCATTCATACCGAGAAGGAACAATCGGTTTGGAAAGCCTGCAACTTGGAAAAAGACATCGACCGGCTCTTCACCAACAACATCCACCTCGACTGCGGCGGGCGTTTGATTATCGAGGAAATGGAAACACTGACGGCCATCGACGTGAACACCGGCAAAAACGTCGCGGGCAAAACCCAGGACGAAACCATTCTCGAAACCAACCTGGAAGCGGCGGAAGAGATTCCCCGCCAATTGCGCCTGCGCCAGATCGGCGGCATCATCATCGTCGATTTCATCGACATGAAGCAAAAAAAAGATAAGGAACTCGTCTTTCAAACGCTCGAACGCGAGTTGGAAAAAGACCGTACGCCTTCGGACATCCAGCAATTCACCGATTTGGGATTGATCCAAATCACGCGCCAACGAGTAGGAAGAAGCCTGACGCAGCAGCTAACATACACCTGCCCCCATTGCGGTGGCAGCGGACGCAAACCGACGATAAAACTGACGTAA
- a CDS encoding IS630 family transposase, with protein sequence MPERVEEIQAAHPGQRIEVWFQDEARIGQQGTMTRQWGIRGERLTVPLQTGYEWVYLIGATCPQTGNSLALALPQANTEMMNRFLKKLAAAMNLDTHLILVWDGAAWHRSKTLVIPKNISLVSLPPYSPELNPVERIWRYLRSHFLSNRLFKNYHAILEAVCDAWNQFTLDPQRVASVTSVSWLLAYN encoded by the coding sequence ATGCCAGAGCGAGTGGAAGAGATCCAAGCGGCGCATCCCGGCCAACGGATAGAGGTTTGGTTTCAAGATGAAGCGCGAATCGGCCAACAAGGAACGATGACTCGCCAATGGGGGATTCGCGGCGAGCGGCTAACCGTTCCGCTGCAGACCGGATACGAATGGGTTTACCTGATTGGCGCGACCTGCCCTCAAACCGGAAATTCGCTGGCGCTGGCCTTGCCGCAAGCCAATACGGAAATGATGAACCGGTTTTTAAAGAAACTCGCCGCCGCCATGAATTTAGATACGCATCTAATCCTCGTGTGGGACGGGGCGGCGTGGCATCGCTCGAAAACGCTGGTAATTCCTAAAAATATCTCTTTGGTTTCTCTGCCGCCGTATAGTCCCGAACTCAATCCTGTGGAGAGGATATGGCGCTATTTGCGCTCTCATTTTTTGAGCAACCGACTCTTTAAAAATTATCATGCGATTTTGGAGGCCGTTTGCGATGCTTGGAATCAATTTACTCTTGATCCCCAACGTGTGGCTTCCGTTACCTCGGTCTCCTGGCTTCTCGCATATAATTAA
- a CDS encoding winged helix-turn-helix domain-containing protein: MRGPKKADGVKVFHEPDIRRIVEKEMGVEYKSRSLYPVLRRIGLSCLAPRPKHPKGDRARQEA, translated from the coding sequence TTGCGAGGACCTAAAAAAGCGGATGGCGTAAAAGTCTTTCATGAACCGGATATCCGCCGGATCGTGGAAAAGGAAATGGGCGTGGAGTATAAATCCAGGAGTCTTTATCCGGTGTTGCGGCGGATCGGCTTGTCCTGCCTAGCGCCTCGCCCCAAACATCCCAAAGGAGATCGCGCCCGGCAAGAGGCTTAA
- a CDS encoding transposase, which produces MIQDALRLRTREDFSPETYISRIDHLYERLLDLALASYMDSDARRLAKRLEKYRDELLVFLKNPEVPATNNQTEREIRTAVLIRKIIYSNRSKKGALTQSVLMTIFRTLKRRGYNPIQTLVAALREYIRTGHLPPFPPFLTSDG; this is translated from the coding sequence ATGATCCAGGACGCTCTGCGGCTGCGGACGCGGGAGGATTTCTCGCCGGAGACCTACATTTCCCGCATCGACCACTTGTACGAACGCCTGCTGGATTTGGCGCTGGCAAGTTACATGGATTCCGATGCGCGGCGGCTGGCGAAACGCCTGGAGAAATACCGGGACGAATTGTTGGTTTTTCTCAAGAATCCGGAGGTTCCCGCCACGAACAATCAGACGGAACGGGAAATCCGGACGGCGGTGTTGATTCGAAAAATCATTTATAGCAATCGCAGTAAAAAGGGCGCGTTGACTCAATCGGTATTGATGACTATTTTTCGCACGCTGAAACGGCGCGGATACAATCCGATCCAAACCCTCGTCGCCGCGCTTCGGGAATATATCCGCACCGGCCATTTACCCCCATTCCCTCCCTTTCTCACTTCAGATGGCTGA
- a CDS encoding helicase-related protein — protein MQIHEIYSAMLADQPRNDLIIGDVRKSLQEKRSPLVLTERKEHLRKLAEQLTGIVRNIIVLHGGMKTCQRQELMKKLSSIPDNEERLIIATGRYLGEGFDDARLDTLFLAMPISWRGTLAQYAGRLHRGYHSRK, from the coding sequence TTGCAAATTCATGAGATTTATTCCGCTATGCTCGCCGATCAACCGCGTAATGATCTCATTATTGGCGATGTACGAAAATCGCTTCAAGAAAAACGTTCGCCGCTCGTGTTAACAGAACGAAAAGAGCATTTGCGAAAGCTGGCGGAACAACTGACGGGAATCGTCAGAAACATTATTGTTCTTCACGGAGGAATGAAAACTTGTCAACGTCAGGAACTCATGAAAAAACTGTCAAGTATTCCGGATAATGAAGAACGATTGATTATCGCCACTGGACGCTATTTAGGCGAAGGTTTCGATGATGCCCGACTCGACACTCTCTTTCTTGCCATGCCGATTTCCTGGCGAGGGACGTTAGCCCAATATGCGGGACGCCTTCATCGCGGGTATCATTCGAGAAAATAA
- a CDS encoding dihydrodipicolinate synthase family protein: protein MSFIHPITKKEFPDCVVGPIAPMFTPVDAERRIDHDALRKFTRWLAAEPSITSLFWRSGCGRMYTFSAEEFKQSLDTVVEAAEGKKFVFAGSSGIYDGDFSRKTDPVRYLDETIALSAYAKEHGATAVVLIVPAGLPVAKDSTPEETVAAFFEKVHENTNVPILIYNPQAIPKEFSITPSLVRRLAPLKRIIGAKVSTNDLYWLGSLVEAAEGKEFYLIAGSECVYYQALVTGVCGVIGQGCCVYPQILRRILDAVGEGDFAAARQAQFDVNLALDGFQGIVPDQSGFAYMRKKGLKISAYCRDGASPLSGAKEEEIFQAIEPFIRKYAS from the coding sequence ATGTCATTCATCCATCCCATCACGAAAAAAGAATTTCCCGATTGCGTTGTGGGGCCGATCGCGCCGATGTTTACGCCGGTGGATGCGGAGCGGCGCATCGATCATGACGCTTTACGCAAGTTCACCCGCTGGCTGGCCGCCGAGCCTTCGATTACATCTCTATTTTGGCGCAGCGGCTGCGGGCGCATGTATACTTTTTCCGCCGAGGAATTCAAGCAATCGTTGGATACTGTCGTCGAGGCGGCGGAGGGGAAAAAGTTCGTCTTCGCGGGCAGCAGCGGAATTTATGACGGCGATTTCAGCCGTAAAACCGATCCCGTTCGCTATCTTGACGAGACGATCGCCTTGAGCGCTTACGCCAAAGAGCATGGCGCAACCGCCGTGGTATTGATCGTACCCGCCGGGTTGCCGGTGGCGAAGGATTCGACGCCGGAAGAGACGGTTGCCGCCTTTTTCGAAAAAGTGCATGAGAATACGAACGTCCCCATTCTCATCTACAATCCACAGGCAATACCGAAAGAATTCTCTATTACGCCGTCTCTCGTTCGGCGCCTGGCGCCGCTCAAGCGCATTATCGGCGCGAAGGTTTCCACGAACGATTTATATTGGCTGGGTTCGCTTGTCGAAGCGGCGGAAGGGAAGGAATTTTACCTCATCGCCGGTTCGGAGTGCGTCTATTATCAGGCGCTGGTTACCGGCGTATGCGGCGTAATCGGCCAGGGCTGCTGCGTCTATCCCCAAATTCTGCGGCGCATTCTCGACGCCGTTGGCGAGGGCGATTTCGCCGCTGCGCGGCAGGCGCAATTCGACGTCAACCTGGCTTTGGACGGTTTTCAAGGCATCGTCCCCGATCAAAGCGGCTTCGCTTATATGCGCAAGAAGGGGCTGAAGATTTCCGCCTATTGCCGCGACGGCGCCTCGCCTTTGTCCGGCGCCAAGGAAGAGGAGATTTTTCAAGCCATTGAGCCGTTTATTCGGAAATACGCGTCTTGA
- a CDS encoding DUF4365 domain-containing protein, with protein MALQPSVGYNSLQQEQFSNAYLQAIASVAGCVMAKPNIDDDSVDWTLSCKIEGRPKLDIQLKSTVDYDLKENIFKYDLETKNYRDLIISDILVPRILVVLFIPQDISEWLSQRHKELMLRRCAYWKSLKGFPPTENKNTIRVDIPYDNPFTVVALKEMMIKIGKGESL; from the coding sequence ATGGCCTTGCAACCGTCCGTCGGTTATAACTCATTACAACAGGAACAATTCAGTAATGCGTATCTGCAAGCGATCGCTTCAGTGGCGGGATGCGTAATGGCAAAGCCGAATATCGATGACGATAGCGTCGATTGGACTTTATCCTGTAAGATAGAAGGGCGTCCGAAATTAGATATTCAATTAAAAAGCACAGTGGATTACGATTTGAAAGAGAATATCTTTAAATACGATTTGGAAACAAAAAATTACCGCGATCTTATTATTTCGGATATTCTTGTACCAAGAATATTAGTAGTACTTTTTATTCCCCAGGATATTTCGGAGTGGCTTTCTCAAAGGCATAAGGAATTAATGCTTCGACGATGCGCTTATTGGAAGTCGCTTAAGGGATTCCCTCCAACGGAGAATAAAAATACCATAAGAGTTGATATTCCTTATGACAATCCATTCACTGTGGTAGCACTAAAAGAAATGATGATTAAGATCGGAAAAGGAGAATCGCTATGA
- a CDS encoding flagellar hook-basal body protein, with product MITGLYSAASGMIVQEKVQDQIAQNLAGCQMPGFRREEVVIRSFPDVMLNETYRGIPKSLEKARYNHAIGRVGTGAGVDWSYIDHSPGQTLYTDNPSDMAINGDGFFTVLTPDGLRYTRAGDFVVDKDGYLKTHQGYFVMGQGINNQRNPTTIYVGNNDFYVDPYGQVFRREKDMTLPAAQRVTREVLIDQLKITDFEDKDKLFREPGNYFRCEEDDRDNMKVPAYYRVEQGYIEKANCFPTTEMVKMIDSYRVYEASARVLKALDGTLQKAVNEVAR from the coding sequence ATGATTACCGGCCTCTATTCCGCCGCTTCGGGGATGATCGTCCAGGAAAAAGTCCAGGACCAGATCGCGCAAAATCTGGCCGGGTGCCAGATGCCCGGCTTTCGGCGGGAAGAGGTCGTCATCCGCTCGTTTCCGGACGTGATGCTGAACGAAACCTATCGCGGCATTCCCAAATCGCTGGAGAAAGCGCGATACAACCACGCCATCGGCCGCGTAGGAACGGGCGCGGGCGTGGATTGGAGTTACATCGATCACTCCCCAGGCCAAACGCTTTATACCGACAATCCTTCGGATATGGCCATCAATGGCGACGGCTTTTTCACAGTGCTGACGCCCGACGGGCTGCGTTATACGCGGGCGGGCGATTTCGTCGTCGATAAAGACGGCTACTTGAAAACTCATCAAGGCTATTTCGTCATGGGCCAAGGAATCAACAACCAACGCAATCCTACTACAATTTATGTTGGAAACAACGATTTTTACGTCGATCCCTACGGCCAGGTCTTCCGCCGGGAAAAGGATATGACTCTGCCCGCAGCGCAGCGAGTAACGCGCGAAGTTCTCATCGACCAACTGAAAATCACCGATTTCGAAGATAAAGACAAGCTGTTCCGCGAACCCGGCAACTATTTCCGCTGCGAAGAAGATGACCGGGACAATATGAAAGTACCCGCTTACTATCGCGTCGAACAAGGCTATATCGAAAAAGCCAATTGCTTTCCCACAACGGAAATGGTCAAGATGATCGATTCTTACAGAGTATACGAAGCCAGCGCCCGCGTCTTGAAAGCGCTGGACGGCACGTTGCAAAAAGCGGTCAACGAAGTAGCCCGCTAA
- the flgG gene encoding flagellar basal-body rod protein FlgG has translation MLRGLFTAAAGMHGMSFMVDNIANNLANANTFGYKRTRVDFQDLLYQTIKPAGTSAYQGLRLPTGIQIGHGVRVAGTRRVFTEGSFRSTENPLDVAIAGSKGFFQVTLPDGSIGYTRDGAFNLDDTGNIVTSDGFLLQPAIQIPNNAISLNIGEEGIVSVVTPGNQINQIGTIQLATFINPAGLSAQGKNLFLETDSSGAPIPTNPGQDGVGYLMQGFLENSNVSVAEELVNLITAQRAFEVNSRAVRTGDEMIQTAVNLKQ, from the coding sequence ATGCTGCGAGGACTCTTCACCGCCGCCGCCGGAATGCACGGCATGTCGTTCATGGTGGACAATATCGCGAACAACCTCGCGAACGCCAATACCTTCGGGTACAAGCGCACCCGCGTGGATTTTCAGGATCTTCTCTATCAAACCATCAAACCGGCGGGCACGTCCGCTTACCAAGGCTTACGGCTGCCGACCGGCATCCAGATCGGCCACGGCGTCCGCGTCGCCGGAACGCGCCGCGTCTTCACCGAAGGCTCCTTCCGCAGCACGGAAAATCCTCTCGACGTGGCCATCGCGGGAAGCAAGGGATTTTTTCAAGTTACTCTGCCGGATGGATCCATAGGCTATACGCGGGATGGCGCCTTCAACCTCGACGACACTGGCAATATCGTCACTTCCGACGGCTTTCTGCTCCAACCCGCCATCCAAATACCCAATAACGCCATCTCCTTGAATATCGGCGAAGAAGGCATCGTCTCCGTCGTTACGCCCGGCAACCAAATCAACCAGATCGGCACCATCCAACTAGCGACGTTCATCAATCCCGCTGGTCTGTCGGCGCAGGGCAAGAACCTTTTCCTGGAAACGGATTCATCGGGCGCTCCCATTCCTACCAATCCGGGACAGGACGGCGTCGGCTATCTGATGCAGGGCTTTCTGGAAAACTCCAACGTCAGCGTGGCGGAAGAACTGGTCAACCTCATCACCGCCCAGCGCGCCTTCGAGGTCAACTCCCGCGCCGTGCGTACCGGCGACGAAATGATCCAAACCGCCGTGAACTTGAAGCAGTAA